The following coding sequences are from one Treponema parvum window:
- the rplU gene encoding 50S ribosomal protein L21, translated as MYALVEYMGKQFKAEKGAILQVDKLDAEKGTAIDIDSVLLVSDGDKISVGSPYVKGAKVKIIVEDSFRDKKVLVLKYKSKKDYHRLIGHRQQYTNVRVEDIVVA; from the coding sequence ATGTACGCACTTGTCGAATACATGGGTAAACAGTTTAAAGCCGAAAAAGGCGCCATCCTGCAAGTCGATAAACTTGATGCGGAAAAAGGAACCGCTATCGATATAGATTCCGTCTTGCTTGTAAGCGACGGCGATAAGATCAGCGTAGGTTCACCGTATGTAAAAGGCGCAAAGGTCAAAATCATCGTTGAAGATTCATTCAGGGACAAAAAAGTTCTTGTTTTAAAATACAAGAGCAAAAAAGACTATCACCGCCTTATCGGACACAGACAACAATATACCAATGTCCGTGTAGAGGATATAGTCGTAGCATAA
- a CDS encoding ribosomal-processing cysteine protease Prp, whose product MTTIHLALEKDGRLRSCEAKGHSGYADKGSDIVCAAISFLMRTVMQVLSETEGVQLESDTSLRGTVFFRIRQNRFDEKTNAELVFAGNLLKKGFSSLSKDYPENILYEV is encoded by the coding sequence ATGACGACAATACACCTTGCGCTGGAAAAAGACGGAAGGCTTCGCTCCTGCGAGGCAAAAGGACATTCCGGCTATGCCGACAAAGGTTCGGACATAGTTTGTGCGGCAATCAGTTTTTTGATGCGAACCGTCATGCAAGTCTTATCTGAAACGGAAGGTGTACAATTGGAAAGCGATACGTCTTTACGCGGAACGGTATTTTTTCGCATAAGACAAAACCGGTTTGACGAAAAGACGAACGCCGAACTGGTATTTGCGGGAAATCTTTTGAAAAAGGGCTTTTCTTCCCTGTCAAAGGATTATCCTGAAAATATTTTGTATGAAGTTTAA
- the rpmA gene encoding 50S ribosomal protein L27, whose amino-acid sequence MGRSRGGSGAKNGRDSNPKHLGVKKFGGETVKAGSIIVRQRGTKIHPGNNVMRAKDDSLFATVDGQVVFAEHKNRMTASVSPVKA is encoded by the coding sequence ATGGGAAGATCAAGAGGCGGAAGCGGTGCGAAAAATGGCCGCGACTCGAATCCTAAACATCTCGGCGTTAAAAAATTCGGCGGAGAAACCGTCAAAGCCGGTTCAATAATAGTAAGACAGAGAGGAACTAAAATTCATCCTGGAAACAACGTGATGAGGGCTAAGGACGACAGCCTGTTTGCAACTGTTGACGGACAAGTGGTTTTTGCCGAGCATAAAAACAGAATGACGGCTTCCGTTTCTCCAGTAAAAGCGTAA